One halophilic archaeon DL31 genomic region harbors:
- a CDS encoding transposase (ISH3) (KEGG: hla:Hlac_3628 transposase (ISH3)) yields the protein MSKTKQADGEIHEDQLLNFLVNRLDEEVSLSLANNAEITAEDIYEVLVGACADGTSVSTLCASSQNSPAGNTVLYHLRTKFEPERLERVANTLLRKDLDELLPEQVEVCADLHLRPYYGDEDDTDGLYHSVAKRGTTAFHAYATLYARVKNKRYTLAVRRLKDGDTASSVLAEFFGVLDGLDAGVKAVYLDRGFYDSKCLTLLQAHNYAYVIPIIRWGEAIQQELSEGWSRVIQHDLTGKLDGHSWTVDFPVYIDCTYLNGKYDENGVARHGYAADAPFIDSPRDARYHYSKRFGIESSYRLFEQAIATTTTRDPTVRLLYVVVSLLLQNVWRYLHYEYVATPRRGGRRLWWWPYKEFVNMIRRAAWTALAVRRAVPANRPPDDRFHR from the coding sequence GTGTCTAAAACCAAACAAGCAGACGGTGAGATCCACGAGGACCAGCTTCTTAACTTTCTCGTCAACCGCCTTGACGAGGAAGTTTCGCTCTCGTTAGCCAATAACGCTGAAATCACTGCTGAAGACATCTATGAGGTCCTCGTCGGCGCTTGCGCCGACGGGACCTCTGTCTCTACGCTCTGTGCGTCGAGCCAGAACTCACCCGCTGGGAACACGGTCCTCTACCATCTTCGGACGAAGTTCGAGCCGGAACGGCTCGAACGAGTCGCTAACACGCTCCTGCGAAAGGATCTCGATGAATTGCTCCCCGAACAGGTGGAGGTCTGCGCAGACCTCCACCTGCGGCCCTACTACGGTGACGAAGACGACACAGACGGCCTCTATCACTCGGTAGCGAAGCGTGGAACCACTGCGTTCCACGCCTATGCCACACTCTACGCGCGTGTGAAGAACAAACGCTACACGCTGGCGGTACGCCGTCTCAAAGACGGCGATACCGCAAGTAGTGTCCTCGCTGAGTTCTTCGGTGTCCTCGACGGCCTTGACGCCGGGGTCAAGGCCGTCTACCTTGATCGCGGATTCTACGACAGTAAGTGTCTCACGCTGCTTCAGGCGCACAATTACGCGTACGTGATCCCGATCATCCGGTGGGGTGAGGCGATTCAGCAAGAGCTCTCGGAAGGATGGAGTCGCGTCATTCAGCATGATCTGACGGGGAAACTCGACGGTCACAGCTGGACCGTCGATTTTCCCGTCTACATCGACTGTACGTACCTAAATGGGAAGTATGACGAGAACGGTGTGGCGCGTCACGGCTACGCCGCTGACGCGCCGTTCATCGACTCACCACGGGACGCTCGATACCACTACTCGAAACGCTTCGGTATCGAGTCAAGCTATCGCTTGTTTGAGCAAGCGATAGCGACAACGACAACACGAGATCCAACGGTACGGCTGCTGTACGTGGTGGTGAGTCTCCTCTTACAGAACGTCTGGCGGTACCTTCACTACGAGTATGTGGCGACGCCCCGCCGAGGCGGGCGTCGCCTCTGGTGGTGGCCGTACAAGGAGTTCGTCAATATGATTCGACGAGCTGCGTGGACGGCCCTCGCGGTGCGTCGGGCCGTCCCCGCGAATCGGCCACCTGACGACCGATTCCACCGCTAA
- a CDS encoding hypothetical protein (KEGG: hvo:HVO_A0254 hypothetical protein): MDRFVDRENELSRLRGCYESDDAEMVVIFGRRRLGKTQLVQHSLSDRDDAVVYQATETTSQIQLDEFVDVAADTFPGITEIKQNWESLLGYLGDHDGIVVLDEFPYLIDADESLPSVIQRLWDQRFQNTSGTLILIGSSISMMEEATLLGNSPLYGRFTEKLDLRPLDFSAAQEFLPDDYSPEEQIFTWGIFGGVPYYLDGVKLDQELGAVLTEEVLSQKGYLHNEPEYVLRTELTDPNRYFAILTAIAAGKTTSNEIAQAVGIDGKQISTYTQKLERLRLIEREVPITEEKAKSRRGRYRILDPLFRFWFRFVYGKEDRYERLGEDAYEAVIEPELPDFVSQEFEKLCRDALPNLFPEETFLDIGRWWYKEHEVDVVGFTTDETMVVGECKFTNAPLDYSALVSLEDHAAEIRWTPDTGDTNMEYVLFTRSGVTQSVQEAVSKRDDVHVFDLRDITEHA, translated from the coding sequence ATGGACCGCTTCGTGGATCGGGAAAACGAACTCTCACGGCTACGTGGCTGTTACGAATCTGACGACGCCGAGATGGTCGTTATTTTTGGTCGGCGACGACTCGGGAAGACACAACTCGTCCAGCACTCGCTTTCCGACCGAGACGACGCTGTCGTCTATCAAGCAACGGAGACCACGTCACAGATACAACTTGACGAGTTCGTCGATGTCGCGGCCGATACGTTTCCCGGCATCACGGAGATCAAACAGAACTGGGAGTCCCTCTTGGGGTATCTCGGCGACCACGACGGGATCGTGGTCCTTGACGAATTTCCCTACCTCATCGATGCTGACGAAAGCCTCCCGTCAGTTATCCAGCGGCTGTGGGACCAACGCTTCCAGAACACCTCGGGCACACTCATTCTGATCGGGTCCTCGATCAGCATGATGGAAGAAGCGACACTTCTTGGAAATAGCCCGCTGTACGGACGGTTTACCGAGAAACTTGACCTCCGACCACTCGATTTCTCAGCCGCACAGGAGTTCCTTCCCGACGACTATTCGCCTGAAGAACAGATCTTCACGTGGGGCATTTTCGGCGGTGTCCCGTACTACCTCGACGGTGTTAAACTTGATCAGGAGCTTGGAGCGGTTCTTACTGAGGAAGTCCTCTCTCAGAAGGGCTATCTCCACAACGAACCAGAGTACGTCCTCCGAACTGAACTCACAGACCCAAATCGGTACTTTGCGATCCTCACCGCGATAGCTGCAGGGAAGACGACGTCGAACGAGATTGCGCAAGCAGTCGGAATCGATGGGAAGCAGATTTCGACATACACCCAGAAGTTGGAGCGGCTTCGACTCATCGAACGTGAGGTGCCAATTACCGAGGAAAAAGCGAAATCACGCCGCGGACGCTACCGAATTCTTGACCCCCTGTTTCGCTTCTGGTTCCGCTTCGTCTACGGCAAAGAAGACCGATACGAACGCTTGGGTGAAGACGCCTACGAGGCGGTCATCGAACCAGAACTCCCTGACTTCGTGAGCCAGGAATTCGAGAAGCTCTGCAGGGATGCACTGCCGAATCTGTTTCCCGAGGAGACGTTCCTCGATATCGGCCGTTGGTGGTACAAGGAGCACGAGGTTGACGTCGTCGGATTCACTACAGACGAAACCATGGTCGTTGGAGAATGTAAGTTCACGAACGCACCTCTTGACTATAGTGCGCTCGTCTCACTCGAAGACCATGCTGCGGAAATCCGCTGGACACCAGATACGGGGGACACCAATATGGAATACGTATTGTTCACGCGTAGCGGCGTCACACAATCCGTACAGGAAGCGGTCTCCAAACGTGATGACGTACACGTGTTTGACCTACGCGACATCACAGAACACGCCTGA
- a CDS encoding Abortive infection protein (PFAM: Abortive infection protein~KEGG: srm:SRM_00311 conserved hypothetical protein, membrane, containing protease domain), with amino-acid sequence MDNSSSKSRIDIASLPPLTVGNLVLALMGLPLVVVLLSVTNTDLDTIYTMGLHWALALIVLGIAVRGEGLSLHQLGFRRPSLLDIGYIIVTSIAIIFVYSATPPLIEALGLPTSESSGLVGGSTGFGVAIAYAVTIGIVEEVLYRGYPIERLLAYTDSSLIAGGGTWFVFTAAHAVNWPVGSLIQTSLVAAVLTAVYLRRRTLAPVVGAHVLVWVFVALGQFYG; translated from the coding sequence ATGGATAATTCGTCCTCAAAGTCGAGGATCGACATTGCCAGTCTCCCTCCACTCACGGTCGGGAATTTGGTGCTTGCCCTCATGGGGTTACCGTTAGTCGTGGTTCTACTCAGCGTGACCAATACCGACCTCGATACGATATACACGATGGGGCTCCACTGGGCATTAGCACTCATCGTTCTCGGAATCGCGGTAAGAGGCGAGGGCCTATCGTTGCACCAGCTCGGGTTCCGACGGCCCTCCCTTCTCGATATTGGGTATATCATCGTGACATCCATTGCAATTATCTTCGTGTACAGCGCAACACCACCGCTCATCGAGGCCCTCGGGTTGCCAACAAGTGAGAGCAGTGGTCTCGTGGGTGGAAGTACTGGGTTCGGCGTGGCCATTGCTTACGCAGTGACGATCGGAATCGTCGAAGAAGTCCTCTATAGAGGGTACCCAATTGAAAGACTCCTTGCTTACACGGATAGTTCGCTCATCGCCGGTGGGGGCACGTGGTTCGTATTTACTGCCGCACATGCGGTAAATTGGCCCGTTGGGAGCCTGATTCAGACATCGTTGGTTGCCGCCGTTCTTACTGCCGTGTACCTTCGACGGCGAACACTGGCACCTGTCGTCGGGGCACACGTTCTCGTCTGGGTGTTCGTAGCGCTCGGACAGTTCTACGGGTAG
- a CDS encoding hypothetical protein (KEGG: hje:HacjB3_06245 hypothetical protein): MPPTIVLIAIAILGVIALVYGYRALTAFLVFRSLPSDDADGPSEIVDGATVALTGEVEVEQPVESGDAAVENADEAVGAYLWRARLPDNTNSDLTIDEWGWERQHWHTFASGIEWGRFAVNADGQTVRIDPSWLREKTDSEPLNEVTLGGITNTERFSTYLWDRWYTYLRNRIEHRSFREFVGYVQRHNDDVDPDRYLLEARPLLEGTPVSVSGKVHVEQGEPILRGTSDTPLLISDAGFDKYRRWLRQQILRKGIVAVALLAVAGSLWLEFYVPLAVLVAAYLLYVGYNFVHDLRIFRDFLERLWK, encoded by the coding sequence ATGCCTCCGACGATTGTCCTCATAGCGATTGCCATCCTCGGCGTAATCGCGCTGGTTTACGGGTATCGGGCGCTCACAGCATTCCTGGTGTTTCGGTCTCTCCCCTCGGATGACGCGGACGGACCGTCAGAGATTGTTGACGGAGCAACGGTCGCTCTTACGGGTGAGGTTGAGGTTGAACAGCCAGTTGAGAGCGGTGACGCCGCTGTTGAAAACGCGGACGAAGCAGTCGGTGCGTATCTCTGGCGTGCTCGGCTGCCAGACAATACGAACAGCGATCTCACGATTGATGAATGGGGATGGGAGCGCCAACACTGGCACACTTTTGCCTCCGGCATCGAATGGGGTCGCTTCGCCGTCAACGCCGACGGTCAGACTGTTCGCATCGACCCGTCGTGGCTCCGTGAGAAGACCGACAGTGAGCCACTCAACGAGGTGACCCTTGGCGGCATCACGAACACGGAACGGTTCTCGACGTACCTCTGGGACCGGTGGTACACGTACCTCCGTAACCGGATAGAACACCGCTCGTTCCGGGAGTTCGTTGGCTACGTCCAGCGACACAACGACGACGTCGATCCAGACCGCTACTTACTGGAAGCCCGACCGCTGCTCGAAGGAACACCGGTGAGTGTCAGCGGTAAGGTACACGTCGAACAAGGCGAGCCAATTCTTCGCGGCACCAGCGACACACCACTACTCATCTCTGACGCCGGGTTTGATAAGTATCGGCGCTGGCTCCGCCAGCAGATCCTGCGGAAAGGAATCGTTGCTGTGGCCCTCCTTGCCGTCGCTGGTAGCCTCTGGCTCGAATTCTACGTGCCGCTCGCCGTGCTGGTCGCTGCCTATCTCCTCTACGTCGGGTATAATTTCGTGCACGACCTGAGAATCTTCCGAGACTTTCTGGAACGGCTGTGGAAATGA
- a CDS encoding Phosphonate-transporting ATPase (PFAM: ABC transporter-like~KEGG: hsl:OE1704R ABC-type transport system ATP-binding protein~SMART: ATPase, AAA+ type, core): MTDHAIIADGLTKQYSTEHAVDDLSLSIPPGTVYGFLGPNGAGKTTTMRMLVALTEPTVGTAQIAGVPITDRPRLTQRIGYLPAEPPVFDELTAWEQLRHVARLHGISDDEADSRIETLLDRFGLLADADKRIESYSTGMIKKVGIIAALFHDPDVVFLDEPTSGLDPRAARTVRDTIADLVTREMTVFLSTHILPIVDELADTIGVINDGTLVAEAPPSELKSQADESPDLETAFLEVTSERDTTSAEQSQLTDSGAIGSEG, from the coding sequence ATGACCGACCACGCGATTATCGCGGACGGACTTACAAAACAGTACAGTACCGAACACGCCGTTGACGATCTCTCCCTCTCGATTCCACCGGGAACCGTCTACGGGTTCCTCGGTCCAAACGGGGCCGGGAAAACGACGACGATGCGAATGCTTGTCGCACTTACCGAGCCGACAGTCGGTACTGCACAAATTGCTGGCGTTCCGATTACAGATCGCCCCCGCCTCACGCAACGAATCGGTTATCTCCCAGCGGAGCCACCAGTCTTCGACGAATTAACCGCCTGGGAACAACTCCGCCACGTCGCACGCCTCCACGGAATTTCCGACGACGAGGCTGACAGCCGGATCGAAACGCTGCTCGATCGCTTCGGTCTGCTCGCTGACGCCGACAAACGCATCGAATCGTACTCTACTGGGATGATTAAGAAAGTCGGGATCATCGCAGCGTTGTTCCACGACCCGGACGTGGTCTTCCTCGACGAACCGACGAGCGGCCTCGATCCCCGTGCCGCACGCACTGTTCGAGACACGATCGCTGACCTCGTCACCCGCGAGATGACGGTTTTCCTGTCAACACACATTCTCCCGATCGTCGATGAGCTCGCGGACACCATCGGCGTCATCAACGACGGGACGCTCGTCGCAGAGGCCCCGCCCTCGGAGCTCAAATCCCAGGCAGACGAGTCACCTGATCTCGAAACTGCCTTCCTAGAGGTCACTTCCGAACGGGACACCACGAGTGCTGAACAGTCACAACTGACCGACAGCGGGGCCATCGGCTCGGAGGGGTAG
- a CDS encoding hypothetical protein (KEGG: hsl:OE1702R hypothetical protein) — translation MSEESTSLSEPSSSTPARTGGLGSRQDSSFTGVVPSPSQSWEIARIELLRGYRWVRHQDFWLVFTAVIGIMSVFFLLQTFDAARSVGSALAAGDALPAWLVTATSVLWVFLTILLVGDGFGSNGDLDNDGQYLTIRPAADVVGGLLLAAAAKFSVYTIGLGLAAGAGLVAGTGSPLPLLGITAAAIGIPATAAAIGYPIAFALKGFVRRSENLGQLTTVLGVVLGLAYVTLSVTGELLTVVERLEPVLQSPPVAWFGHLALVTTPNAGVDLTGPLVLLGLMPVLVIGGTVLAVPAARYAWLADTARASADEGAELPSAPDSRVDAVLAVVCRAPETRGIASTTLRRAVRSPFQFVFVAPPLVAAIVFIEGAVTTGSVPWYVPWFVVWYGAWAAGAVLPLNPLGNQGSTLPTLLTAPARGRHVVYGNVTAAALVGVPLTAVVALAAGYLAGSSPPVLGALGVASVVAVTGSAVVATGIGSMFPRFDAVSFDGSRRAVPPSKRAYSLFSATLSLIVIAGAFVADETARAVGAVLLSQWLPFGVDIGAETLAILSGIVLVSGVVGIAAAYRVAIQRIEDYQI, via the coding sequence ATGTCTGAGGAATCCACGAGCCTTTCAGAACCATCGTCATCGACGCCAGCTAGAACCGGCGGTCTCGGATCGCGTCAGGACAGCTCGTTCACGGGCGTTGTCCCGTCTCCAAGTCAAAGCTGGGAGATCGCCCGAATCGAGTTGCTTCGTGGCTACCGGTGGGTAAGACATCAGGACTTCTGGCTTGTCTTCACCGCCGTCATTGGTATCATGAGTGTCTTTTTCCTCTTACAAACATTCGACGCTGCTCGATCTGTCGGGTCGGCGCTTGCTGCTGGGGACGCACTTCCAGCGTGGCTCGTGACTGCGACGAGTGTCCTCTGGGTGTTCCTGACGATCCTCCTCGTTGGCGACGGGTTCGGGAGCAACGGCGACCTCGATAATGACGGGCAGTATCTCACGATTCGCCCGGCGGCCGACGTCGTCGGGGGGCTGTTGCTTGCAGCTGCCGCCAAGTTCTCGGTGTACACGATTGGACTCGGGCTTGCTGCTGGCGCAGGATTGGTCGCTGGGACCGGCTCGCCCCTCCCGCTGCTCGGCATCACCGCCGCAGCGATCGGCATCCCAGCCACGGCCGCAGCGATCGGCTACCCGATCGCGTTCGCACTCAAGGGATTCGTTCGTCGCTCGGAAAACCTCGGCCAACTCACGACCGTGCTCGGCGTCGTACTCGGCCTTGCGTACGTCACACTTTCTGTTACCGGCGAACTGTTGACTGTCGTTGAGCGACTGGAGCCAGTCTTACAGTCTCCGCCGGTCGCGTGGTTCGGACACCTCGCGCTTGTGACGACACCGAACGCCGGCGTCGATCTGACCGGCCCGCTTGTCCTGCTTGGACTCATGCCAGTTCTCGTTATTGGCGGAACGGTGCTTGCGGTTCCAGCGGCTCGATACGCGTGGCTGGCTGATACCGCTCGGGCGAGTGCTGATGAGGGGGCGGAACTGCCGTCCGCGCCGGATTCGCGTGTCGATGCGGTACTTGCCGTTGTCTGCCGAGCGCCCGAGACGCGTGGCATCGCTAGTACGACGCTTCGTCGAGCGGTCCGCTCGCCGTTCCAGTTCGTGTTCGTTGCGCCGCCGCTGGTGGCTGCGATCGTCTTCATTGAGGGGGCTGTGACCACAGGTTCGGTGCCTTGGTACGTGCCGTGGTTCGTCGTGTGGTACGGTGCGTGGGCTGCGGGGGCCGTGTTGCCGCTGAATCCGTTGGGGAATCAGGGTTCGACCCTTCCGACGCTGTTGACGGCTCCGGCACGCGGCCGACATGTCGTTTACGGGAATGTCACCGCGGCAGCACTCGTCGGTGTCCCCCTGACAGCAGTGGTGGCACTCGCTGCAGGCTATCTCGCTGGCAGTTCTCCGCCTGTGTTGGGTGCGCTTGGAGTTGCGAGTGTCGTCGCAGTCACTGGCAGTGCGGTGGTGGCGACCGGTATCGGCTCTATGTTCCCACGTTTTGACGCGGTTAGTTTCGATGGGTCCCGACGAGCGGTCCCGCCAAGCAAACGCGCATATAGTCTCTTTTCGGCGACGTTGAGTCTGATCGTCATCGCTGGTGCGTTCGTCGCTGATGAGACTGCGCGCGCGGTTGGTGCGGTACTCCTCTCACAGTGGCTTCCTTTTGGAGTTGACATCGGTGCCGAAACGCTGGCAATCCTCAGCGGGATTGTACTCGTTAGTGGTGTTGTCGGTATCGCTGCCGCTTATCGGGTTGCGATTCAGCGCATTGAGGACTATCAAATCTAG
- a CDS encoding hypothetical protein (KEGG: hut:Huta_2741 hypothetical protein), with the protein MKRRQYLAALGAAGGAVLAGCSGTSDDDPATTGTTNDTETQTEAPDTETTPQQNDTESELEAITQDFLEALIAESFDEAYDYASPEFAQSVPQDNLVQQWEANIIPLGEFNQFTSIDYQGEEQGFDVVGAQAAFADGRAEFSVQFDEQIIEGFVFNVDAWSPPAYVDESAFTEQELTLAASGDCELGTTVTIPDTNEPVPGVVLVHGSGDQGRDQQVGPNRTFKEIAWGLATRGVAVLRYDQRPVACEIDRTEATVDDLVTDDAVTALERLREYDRIEETFVAGHSLGGRLAPRIAAQDDEVSGVIMLAPLAEPISDAIVRQTEYQLDLNSNLSDEQRQSKLAQAKALAERIRTLDIGDDELINLGGGERGKPFFRTLQEYDHVETAVSLDIPRFILQGERDYLVTVEDDLAIWEEELARDPAVQIKRYETLNHRFQPGEGMGRPSEWSDPNPVDKQVVVDLATFISDQSQNPSQSNG; encoded by the coding sequence ATGAAGCGACGACAGTATCTCGCGGCTCTCGGGGCAGCAGGAGGTGCCGTCCTCGCCGGCTGTAGTGGCACTAGTGACGACGACCCTGCTACTACCGGCACCACCAACGATACCGAAACCCAAACCGAGGCACCGGATACCGAGACCACCCCCCAACAGAACGATACGGAATCTGAACTGGAAGCAATCACACAGGACTTTCTGGAGGCGCTCATAGCAGAGTCCTTCGACGAAGCGTACGACTACGCGTCCCCGGAATTCGCACAAAGCGTCCCGCAGGACAACCTCGTCCAACAGTGGGAAGCGAATATCATCCCATTAGGGGAGTTCAATCAGTTCACGTCCATCGATTACCAAGGCGAGGAACAGGGATTCGATGTCGTCGGCGCTCAGGCAGCGTTCGCCGACGGACGGGCCGAATTTTCGGTGCAGTTCGACGAACAGATCATCGAAGGATTCGTCTTCAACGTCGATGCGTGGTCGCCGCCTGCGTACGTCGATGAATCGGCCTTTACGGAACAGGAACTCACGCTGGCTGCGTCTGGTGACTGTGAGTTGGGAACGACAGTAACGATTCCCGATACCAATGAGCCTGTCCCGGGCGTCGTCCTCGTTCACGGCAGTGGCGATCAAGGCAGAGATCAACAGGTCGGCCCGAACAGGACCTTCAAAGAGATCGCGTGGGGACTGGCAACTCGCGGTGTCGCAGTGTTACGGTACGACCAGCGACCAGTCGCGTGTGAGATCGATCGGACAGAAGCGACCGTGGACGACCTGGTCACCGACGACGCAGTAACTGCCCTCGAACGTCTCCGTGAGTACGACCGAATTGAGGAGACGTTTGTCGCTGGCCACAGTCTGGGCGGGCGACTCGCTCCACGCATCGCGGCACAGGACGACGAAGTGTCTGGGGTCATTATGCTTGCGCCACTTGCGGAACCGATTTCAGATGCGATTGTTCGGCAGACCGAGTATCAGTTAGATCTCAATTCCAACCTCTCAGACGAACAGCGCCAATCCAAACTGGCACAGGCTAAAGCGTTAGCTGAGCGGATCCGAACGCTCGATATCGGCGACGATGAACTGATCAACCTTGGTGGCGGTGAACGTGGAAAACCGTTCTTCCGCACACTACAGGAATACGACCACGTCGAGACGGCGGTATCACTCGATATCCCCCGGTTCATCCTCCAGGGGGAGCGCGATTATCTCGTGACCGTCGAAGATGATCTGGCCATCTGGGAGGAAGAGTTGGCGAGAGATCCCGCAGTCCAGATCAAGCGGTACGAAACTCTTAATCACCGCTTCCAGCCCGGCGAGGGGATGGGGAGACCGTCAGAGTGGTCCGACCCGAACCCAGTTGATAAGCAAGTTGTCGTCGATCTTGCAACGTTCATAAGCGACCAGTCACAAAACCCCTCACAATCCAATGGCTGA
- a CDS encoding hypothetical protein (KEGG: hje:HacjB3_06245 hypothetical protein), producing MVEAVSTLFGVVILASSLWFGHRAITAGRLYQSVSTSADGSPSTLVDGETVAIEGTVNVRDPPPLSNALSIDEEASVGAYVWRLKESESYEYNLDAEEPGADMNMITYASGIESGTFTVTDGQREIRIDTDWLTETHDSAAIATESPDWTVSTFLSKRSWRSPYIHLEEHWTVNSIADMEDIFDTEATEEIPDDEYFETRAILDGETLAVCGEVSVDQGTPVIQGSDKEPLVLSDQGFDEFSCCLRYQILKYGLAAGGSAAIASLTLANGLGIG from the coding sequence ATGGTCGAAGCGGTCAGTACTCTCTTCGGAGTAGTTATACTTGCTAGCTCTCTGTGGTTCGGTCACCGAGCGATTACTGCCGGAAGGCTCTACCAGTCGGTGTCAACATCCGCGGACGGAAGTCCGTCAACGCTCGTCGATGGTGAGACAGTCGCCATCGAGGGGACGGTGAATGTCAGGGACCCACCGCCACTAAGCAACGCGCTATCGATCGATGAGGAAGCGTCCGTTGGTGCGTACGTGTGGCGGCTCAAGGAGTCCGAGTCGTATGAGTACAATCTCGATGCTGAAGAGCCCGGAGCGGATATGAATATGATTACGTATGCATCCGGAATTGAGTCCGGGACGTTTACTGTTACCGACGGTCAGCGCGAGATTCGGATCGACACAGACTGGTTGACCGAGACCCACGACAGTGCCGCCATCGCAACAGAGTCTCCTGATTGGACCGTATCGACCTTCCTGTCGAAGCGTAGTTGGAGATCGCCGTACATCCATCTGGAGGAACACTGGACCGTCAACTCCATTGCCGATATGGAGGACATCTTCGATACAGAGGCAACCGAAGAGATCCCCGATGACGAGTATTTTGAGACGAGAGCCATTCTCGACGGCGAGACACTGGCGGTCTGCGGAGAAGTCTCCGTCGATCAAGGCACCCCCGTGATCCAGGGAAGTGACAAAGAACCGCTGGTACTTTCCGATCAAGGGTTTGATGAATTCAGCTGTTGTCTTCGCTACCAGATCCTGAAGTATGGACTGGCAGCGGGCGGATCTGCGGCCATCGCCAGCCTCACGCTAGCAAACGGACTGGGAATTGGGTGA
- a CDS encoding Phosphonate-transporting ATPase (PFAM: ABC transporter-like~KEGG: hal:VNG6326G Trp6~SMART: ATPase, AAA+ type, core) yields MTSNQSNPAATNDHGSNIGTDDQIAISTEDLRKEYGGTVAVDGLDLAIDRGTIYGFLGPNGAGKSTTIRMLTALLPPSSGTGRVAGASITDREALIDHIGYLPESPPIHDEFTAREQLEYHGGLRGLKPTEIESRIEALLDRFELAEDADDRIVTYSKGMRQKTGLIQAIMHQPDVVFLDEPTSGLDPRAARTVRETITDLAANDTTVFLSTHILPVVEELATEIGILYDGQLVAEGSPTKLKERLEAGEESSLEEVFLEVTTDEPYAAED; encoded by the coding sequence ATGACTAGCAACCAATCCAATCCAGCTGCTACAAACGACCACGGAAGCAATATTGGAACAGACGATCAGATAGCGATCAGTACCGAGGATCTACGAAAAGAATACGGCGGGACAGTAGCAGTTGATGGACTTGACCTCGCCATTGACCGCGGGACAATATACGGGTTCCTTGGTCCCAATGGGGCTGGAAAATCGACCACAATCCGGATGCTGACAGCGTTACTCCCTCCGAGCAGCGGTACCGGACGCGTTGCTGGCGCATCAATCACGGACCGCGAAGCACTCATCGATCACATCGGGTACCTCCCTGAGTCACCGCCGATTCACGATGAATTCACTGCCCGTGAACAACTCGAATACCACGGCGGTCTGCGCGGTTTGAAGCCGACTGAAATCGAATCACGAATCGAGGCGCTACTTGACCGGTTTGAGTTAGCCGAGGACGCCGATGATCGGATCGTCACGTACTCGAAGGGGATGCGTCAGAAGACCGGGCTCATCCAAGCAATTATGCACCAACCAGATGTGGTCTTCCTGGACGAGCCGACGAGTGGCCTCGATCCCCGTGCCGCACGCACCGTTCGAGAGACGATTACTGACCTCGCTGCCAACGACACGACCGTGTTCCTCTCGACACACATCCTCCCAGTCGTCGAAGAACTCGCAACCGAGATCGGAATTCTCTACGACGGCCAATTAGTCGCAGAAGGGTCACCGACGAAACTTAAGGAACGCCTCGAAGCCGGTGAGGAAAGCAGCCTCGAAGAGGTGTTTCTCGAAGTAACCACTGACGAACCGTACGCTGCAGAGGACTAA